The following proteins are encoded in a genomic region of Nicotiana sylvestris chromosome 4, ASM39365v2, whole genome shotgun sequence:
- the LOC104236980 gene encoding uncharacterized protein codes for MGEHSSRKKKHKLEESATSSSQSSSESDDETDSSSDDENRRKRRHKRRRREEERSRRSSSRSDKHRERKKREKKHRKKRKHRGSSSNRRSKREGKRKYPDSDESDSVSGSDSDDSPSERLRERPEDVVKGILQEFPTVAGDLEQLLQMIDDGQAVDIRGLSEKLLVKRLQKLFLSLNLKESGDHVFLLPSKASPTLETIGPLIRSQMQLKSQEFCQNDEHSKPWDSGGGQESYNANMSLPNEEASAHNVNLSLPNDNANAYDANLSLPAKEGTGPKRRVIGPAMPSAELLAAAAKLTEAQAELRDVELEEDTELFVGPPPPALVTEVESANEAERFEEVTRIMGAEADNLYDVLGVNRNMLGDNIKKRYWKLSLMVHPDKCSHPEAHQAFIKLNKAFKDLQDPDKRKVFDDKIKHKEEQEELKADLQAMREAALWRRVQGISMEGDDLLLAEMEVKAAPKRDEWMTTLPPERKGGVTMQSTTSFSKSSKEGRGDTSAWTDTPSDRAQKAKMNYLEAFNEASALASKEQEKSRASVDAELVEQYNKAKRSKSMVEKHQETVRAKSKKKSKQESMKEEWEGNHPWKPWDREKDLTAGRQNVKLEAADMAQGLTSRFSSGSFQRNFL; via the exons ATGGGAGAGCATTCGAGCAGGAAAAAGAAGCACAAACTAGAAGAATCAGCCACTTCTTCGTCACAATCGTCTTCCGAGTCAGACGATGAAACTGACAGCTCTTCCGACGATGAAAACCGACGCAAGCGTCGGCACAAACGGCGTCGTCGCGAGGAGGAAAGGAGTCGGAGAAGCTCCTCGAGGAGCGATAAGCATAGAGAGAGgaagaagagagagaagaagCATAGGAAGAAGCGGAAGCATAGAGGCAGCAGCAGCAATAGGAGATCAAAACGAGAGGGGAAGAGGAAGTATCCGGATTCTGATGAGTCGGACTCTGTTTCCGGGTCGGACTCTGATGATTCCCCGTCCGAGAGGCTTAGGGAAAGGCCGGAGGATGTGGTGAAAGGTATATTGCAGGAGTTTCCTACTGTAGCTGGTGATTTAGAACAG CTTCTACAAATGATTGATGATGGACAAGCTGTAGATATAAGGGGTTTATCTGAAAAATTGTTGGTCAAGCGTCTGCAAAAGCTGTTCCTGTCCTTAAACCTTAAGGAAAGCGGCGATCATGTCTTTCTACTACCATCAAAAGCATCTCCTACTTTGGAGACTATAGGACCCTTAATCCGCTCCCAAATGCAACTTAAAAGTCAGGAGTTTTGTCAGAATGATGAGCACTCGAAGCCATGGGATTCAGGAGGCGGACAAGAAAGTTATAATGCCAATATGAGTTTGCCAAATGAAGAAGCTAGTGCTCATAATGTTAATTTGAGTTTGCCAAATGATAATGCTAACGCTTATGATGCTAATTTAAGTTTGCCTGCCAAAGAAGGTACCGGCCCAAAAAGGAG GGTTATTGGCCCCGCAATGCCTTCTGCAGAATTACTTGCTGCTGCAGCTAAATTGACAGAAGCACAAGCTGAGCTGAG GGATGTTGAGTTGGAAGAAGATACTGAATTGTTTGTGGGACCTCCACCTCCTGCTTTGGTGACTGAGGTAGAATCAGCAAATGAGGCCGAGCGTTTTGAAGAG GTTACAAGAATCATGGGAGCAGAGGCAGACAACttatatgatgttttgggtgtGAACAGAAATATGTTGGGTGATAACATAAAGAAAAG GTACTGGAAGCTGTCTCTGATGGTGCATCCTGATAAATGCTCTCATCCTGAAGCTCACCAAGCGTTCATCAAGCTGAACAAAGCCTTTAAAGATTTGCAAGATCCGGACAAA AGGAAAGTGTTCGATGATAAAATAAAGCACAAGGAAGAACAAGAGGAACTTAAG GCAGATTTACAAGCTATGCGTGAAGCCGCCCTATGGAGACGTGTGCAAG GTATCTCCATGGAAGGTGACGATCTGCTGTTAGCAGAGATGGAGGTCAAAGCTGCACCAAAGAGAGATGAATGGATGACAACGCTGCCTCCTGAAAGAAAA GGCGGCGTGACTATGCAATCAACGACGAGCTTTAGCAAGAGTTCGAAAGAAGGCCGAGGTGATACTAGTGCCTGGACAGACACCCCATCAGATCGAGCTCAGAAAGCCAAAATGAA TTATTTGGAAGCCTTTAATGAGGCTTCAGCACTTGCTTCTAAAGAACAAGAAAAGAGTAGAGCAAGTGTCGACGCTGAACTGGTGGAACAGTACAATAAAGCGAAAAGATCAAAATCTATGGTAGAAAAGCACCAAGAAACGGTGCGGgccaaatcaaagaaaaaatctAAGCAGGAATCAATGAAAGAAGAATGGGAAGGAAATCATCCATGGAAACCTTGGGACCGTGAAAAGGATTTGACAGCCGGAAGGCAAAACGTTAAGCTTGAAGCTGCAGACATGGCTCAGGGTCTCACTTCCAGGTTCTCTTCTGGATCTTTCCAAAGGAACTTCCTCTAG